Part of the Phragmites australis chromosome 23, lpPhrAust1.1, whole genome shotgun sequence genome is shown below.
CTTGTATGTGTGCAGCTGCAACTGCAAGTAGATCACTCCCTGGCTAACggcaatataatttttttatttttgccacTATGTCATCGTAGTTCAAATTTTAGTCATATGTTTCCACATAgaggtgaaaaaaaaaccctttgTTTCTTGCAGGCTGTGAAACCGGGTGCCACAATATTTGTTGGGCAATACTTGTTCACTGGTAGCGAGACTACTTCAGTTTGGTTGGAGGTAAAAGTGTTTAGCATGCTGCGTTCTTCTTCTGCATTTCTGATATTTCATTTGTCTGCTAGTAGGGTTTAGGCTGCTGTCTACATTTTTTGATAGCAGAACTCTTATCTGCCTGTTGTAGGTTTCTGAAGTTGAAGGAGACGATGTGGTTTGTGTGATCAAGAACACAGCTACCTTGGCTGGGTCACTGTTTACATTGCATTGCTCCCAGATTCATATTGACTTACCCACGCTGTCTGATGAGGATAAGGATGTAAGGAACTActctcaaaaatcaaaatagtgATTTGTATATCCTTGTGTGACTGTTGTTTTGATGTCTTTCCCTTCCTTTCATAATTTCACTTTTTAACAGTATGAAAATTTATGGGTTGGAACTAGAATTGTTGTATAGTTGTAGCCCTGTCCTCTAGCCCATCCTAAGACTTACTGGCATGCACTGCTTTCAGGTTATCAGAAAATGGGGTGCTCCTAACAAGATTGACTTCCTCTCTCTGTCTTACACAAGACATGCAGAAGATGTGCGGCAGGTAAACAACTAATTACATTATGGATACATTTTGAGTTATTTTATTCATTCTCTTTAGTTGTTGTGCTTCTAAGTAACACCTATGTTTCTTCACTGACAAGATTGCATTGCTATAATTAAAAACAGGCACGTGAGTTCCTATTGAAGTTAGGTGATCTTAGCCAAACTCAGATTTTTGCCAAAATCGAGAATGTTGAGGTATTTTCGAGATACTCTTTTCATATTCTTAGCCAGGTTTCATTATTTAACCATCTATCCACTCCTTATTGCTTTGCAGGGCTTGAACCATTTTGATGAAATACTGGAAGAGGCAGATGGTATCATTCTGTCAAGAGGAAACCTTGGAATTGATCTTCCACCTGAGAAGGTTGTCTGCGTAAACTAACTAGTTTAGCTGTTCAGAAGGCCTCACTtaatttagacatatgttagtctTGCATGAAGATTAGTATTGAGTTTCATGCACTTAACCAATTTACCCAAAAGCGTGGTGGTCATACACTTCAAAGCTCCCCCGCACGTCTATGCTCCACCAGGCCTACCTACCATAGTATGTGGACTTTGAAGTGGGCCACAattacttttttcttttcttgaaatTGCGTTAGCGAGGTCTTGAAGACATTTGATTCGTTACCAGATTAAACCACATGCATCTACTAGTTCAACCAAATCCTAAACTGTTGTGGGAAGAGAGACAATATACATAAACTCTTAGCAAGAGAGGCTTAAATGTTTTAGCTCATAATCGCTTTGTTTCATTTTTAAGATTTGATAATTGTCCCTGTTTTACTAGTTTATCTGGTTTTTGATCTTTACCTCTCCATATTGCAGGTCTTTTTATTTCAAAAGTCTGCTCTGCACAAGTGCAACATGGCTGGAAAGCCTGCTGTTGTCACTCGTGTTGTGGACAGTATGACTGACAACCTCAGGCCTACTCGTGCGGAGGCAACTGATGTGGCAAACGCAGTACTCGATGGTAAGTTGTTGACACTTGTAATTGCTTTTTTGAAGATCTAGGGTAATTGCTTTTTCAATCATGAATCACAATTGTTTTTATTTCAGGGAGTGATGCCATTCTCCTTGGTGCTGAGACTCTCCGTGGTTTATATCCAGTTGAGACTATTTCAACAGTCGGCAGAATTTGTGCTGAGGTGAAATTTCTATCGAGCTTTATATTTTCTTGATAAAGGGTTGTGTTTTCAACAAGTTATCTTTACTTTAATGCAAATCACTCTGTGTCTAACTTGCCATCATGGATTAGTTATGTATGTTCGTCTATTGCTTCACAGGCTGAGAAGGTCTTCAACCAAGATTTATACTTCAAACGAACTGTGAAATATGTGGGAGAACCCATGACCCACTTGGAGTCTATTGCTTCCTCAGCGGTAATTTCTTTCTTCCATCTCAGATTCCAACCTTTGTTTACTGTCTTCGATTAATGTAGTATCACAAAGTCTTCATGAATCTGAAATAGTTCTGTAACTATTTTCTAGGTACGAGCTGCTATCAAAGTTAAGGCTTCtgtcatcatttgcttcacctCTTCTGGACGGGCTGCAAGGTAGATTGAAATGAATATTGCTTGTATAGGGTCGTAGCTTATGGAAATTAATCTCCATGCATTATCTGTATGTTTTGCAGGTTAATTGCCAAGTACAGGCCTAGCATTCCTGTTCTATCTGTTGTCATTCCTCGTCTAAAGACGAACCAATTGAGGTGGAGTTTTACCGGTGCTTTTGAGGTACATTAGCAACCATTTTCTTTTATGTTTGTCATCTTTCTCAGTACATCTGTACATGTTTCCTATTTACGCAATGTGGGCAATGTCTAATATTAGTACACTGATTTTTTAAAAGGGAACATTAGGCTTGTGAAGTTTGCTTACTCTCATCCTACATTTAACCATACAACATTGTGCAACTCAGTATAGAGGAGCAATATGTCAGTATATGCCATGTAATACTAGGAGGAGGCAGTTTACTTGTCCAGGAACCTTATGATCTGCCACGAGACAATATTTCGTGCTACCTCTTGCAGAGAGttgttctgaattctgatagATATTGGTTCTTTATTCCCCCTGGTACCTAGTTCCTATGTTATTCTAGTGGATTTTTGCTCAATACAGCATCTGTGGtatcttccttttcttcattGGCTCATTGCGTTTTTTTCTATTGGAAACAATAGGTATTTGATGCCTTGACTCTTTTTTTTGGCTTGGGAAAAAGGTTTGTGCTGATGTTTGGTACTATTGTTACTCATATTTGCAGGCAAGACAATCACTCATAGTTAGAGGGCTCTTTCCAATGCTTGCTGATCCACGGCATCCAGTAAGTTAACATTTCCTTTGTTAGTCTGGGAACTGAAAGTATATATGTATGCAACACATACTAGTTGGATTTGCTCACTTGCAAAACACATGAACCCCTATGATTGGGAGGGATGGATTTGTACAGATTTCTGATGTGTAGCATATATGTGAGATCAGCATCTTTGTATTCTTCAAGTAGTAGCACCGTTTCAATTCTTCTATGGTAATACGATGTCTTATAAAAAAATGCTTTTTCAGAAAGTAGTATTAGGCTACTAGTGTTCTGTGCTTTTTTCCTCCCATCAAGCTCCAAATTGCAATATTTTGTATGGTAAACGGTTTGAAGGCAAGAGCACTAGAATGCAATCACTAGTTCAGTTCCAAACAGTTTCCATGGTCTTATAAGCATAGTTAACAAAAACATATTTTCGAAGACTTCGTTGGTAGGCTGGTTTATTGAGCCTATATAATAGCTATACGGAGAAGGCTATGGTAAACCGATAAGGCCCTTAGTTGAACTTTATGTGAGTTAAGTGGTAATCCTACACAGCTTGTGCTTAGCAGCTTAGGCATTGATTGTGTCTTGCCTCCTGAGCAGATACTAGGGTTTTGTTTGTCTTGAATGCTTTTTTTGGTATTTCCATTGAGAATAGATTGATTGCTTCTGACATTAGAAATGAATGTTTCTCGGATTATTTGATCACGTTATTAATCCGACTTCGTTTTATCTTTCAGGCTGAATCTACCAGTGCTACAAATGAGTCAGTTTTGAAGGTTGCTCTTGACCACGGCAAAGCCTCCGGTGTGATCAAGTCCCATGATCGTGTTGTTGTTTGCCAGAAGGTGGGAGATTCCTCGGTTGTGAAGATCATTGAGCTGGACGACTAGACAAGTAGCCTGTGCTTGTCTGATACTGTGGCATGTTTTGCCAGATTTTTGCCTAGGCCGAAACTTGTTGGCTATGTATAATCCTATAGCTTGCAAAATGAGCAGTTTTTCCTATGACGTGATCATAGGATTTGCTTCGCAATTCCAAACTACGCTGCAGTTTGGAAGTTTGATCAGATTTTAATGCAGTGTACCACCTAAATGGGCCGATAGAATAATGGAATAGATGACCTAAGCCTGTTTTCCATTCGTCTGTTAGTTATGCTGCTCGCCATGTCTGCTCTTGATCAATTTAATTGGGAGAaatgttataaattttttgatatGTATACTTACAAAGATCTAGGATCCTATGTTTCTATTGTATCATCCGTCCTCAATCCTCAATCGTACGTAGAATTTTATCAGATAGTAACGTATAATCCTGTTCAGCATCTGAGTACCTCTATCTGAACATTGGCCATTGCGAATCAACGTTGATGTGAGCTGGTATAGACTGACAGGATGGAGCCGTTTGAATTAGTGAATCGGATTTTTTGCCCCCGGCTGGAATCAGGCTAGAAGCTGTCCCAAAAGGGGGCAATGTGCAATTGAAGTGATCCACAACCATGACGCATAGTTGAGAAATACCTGATTTAGCATAAGACAATTTACTGTAAATCCGAGAACACCAAACTTAGCAAAAAGTTGACACAGCTTCCACGCTCTACATTCTAATTTCCAAAGTTGATAATCTACAAATTTGTACCATCACAGGGTTTGTGCTGCTTGtgcacttttttttcttttcgcgATTACAAGGACGACAGCACATGCAAAGACACCATGACACACGCACATGTAGATGCGTCTCCTATCACACCTACTACAAATAATATCGCTAGAAGCACTTGTTTGCACTTAAACGTGCTGCATCACACTTCAGTCTGAGCACAACGTTATACATGGCAATTCGAAACTCGACGCGACCTATCCTTTTATTGCTATACTAGTGCCATTATCAGGCACTACAGAAAGAATGGTGTAAAGTACGACTTGTACAAAAGAATGACCAGTGAAGGAACATAGTTACCGTGGATCGATCCTCCAAAAGCAGCCCCGTGGTCGGCACGGTGATTTCTCAGTTTCTTTCTATACAAGCCCCAGGACAACTTGTTGAACAGGTTTTACTAAAAAATCTTCTGATTCTTCCGTCGGAATACGTTATTCAACATGATGGGTAAGTGGTGTTGCGTTGTTCATTGAAGAGACAGGAGTGCGTGACAGCTGGGGAGAATCAGAAGATATCCGATTTGCCCACAAATTCGCAACTTTTACAAAATAGTGGTCACCGTTCCACGTGATCACCTTCATTCCTACATGAATGTGACGAGACTAATTAGTTCATTTCTAGAAAGAAGAATCTAACACCTGAAAATTTTCTTTGTAGGATGAGTGTAACCGTAGCACAAGTTTTACCTGGTACAAGACTCGTTGGCAGGAGGGTTAGTCTACACAACATCTCGTCACTGGGAAGAAAATTTCGAAGAATGCACACCTCAAGTTCATTGATATTCTTGATGGACTCCATGAGAGCTTTAGCAACAGGTGCATCTACACAATTGCTGTCAGCAACCATTTGAAGAGCCGTTTCCAAACCACTAGTCCAAGCATTACTACAGCTGTCCAAACACGACAACATTTTACTCAACATTCCAGGATCTGCAAGAACCCAAGGCTTGAAACACTGCAAGGAGAAATACAGGATCTGTGCAACTCTATATATCTCCCCAAGCGCAATAAAGCTATGTGCACCTGTAAAAACCAACATAATTGCCACTTTATATTGGACTTTCTATTTGCGAACATAAATGACCACCGAAAAAAATGACAGATATACACTCACTGGTCAAAATATTTGTACCTTCGGAAATCACTCGGTTGCAGACATTTGCTTGGCAAGATTGTTGCCAAAGCGCTACACCATGGTGCAATTCTTGAGCACAGGACAGAAGCATATTGTACCATGCACCGACATAATCACACTGCTCCTCTTTGGATGCTAGTCCCAAGGTATGTAGGGTGGACACACTGTGCTTGTAAAGTTCAAGTGCCACATTCGTGTCTTCCATTGCCTGTAATTATCAGACagctaatgttcagtcaatatattatttattttcccTGGTCGAAACACATCATGTGTACATCAATCATGTGAGCAAGAAGAGAAGGTAATTTGCAAGATTGACTGCACATGCTGCATACTGTAAACAAGAAAAATCACTCTTGAGGAAATTCTCAACAATTACTTTACCAGAAGGGATTATTGACGATAAAAAATAACAGTGACATCAAGATAAAATCATGATGCCAAACAAAGCAGAAAAAAAAGGTGATTCAGCAAGAAAACAAGTGTATTGATCTTGAGTAAATTGTGaatataaaaacaaaatttgcaaGACTCAGCAATTTAACAAGAAATGACAAAGGAAAATGTTATGTACCATTTTTTGGATTGCCAACAGTAGGGAAAGTTCCTACTACTACGTACTGATCACGAGCAGAAAATTATGTAACATAGAAAATGGTACGTACCCGTGCTATCTTTTCTACTAAACGATATTCTTGCTCAAAATCCTTTAGATGTTCGTCTTTGATACTGTTAACCAGTTCTGTGGTACATACATCCCTCAAAGGACACTCCTCTGTGCAAAAGCCTTCAGGCAgtgaataattttttagtttatcATAAATTTCCTGCAGATTgtggaaaatgaactaaaaataaTGATTCGGTGTACTTGGGTTgatgcaaacaaacaaacaagttAGGTCAAGACATCTTTAATatattcacaagataaatctcaTTTATAGCCAAATATAATCAGAACACACCTGAATCTCCCTTCCAATTTCTGTTGCTTTGCTGTTTTCATCAAAGAGCATAGAACTCTTCTGTGTTTCCTGAATGCATATCCTTAATTACTGAATTATGAAGCAACAAAACATATCAACAATGTCCTTAATAAATGTAATGAGTAATCACTGACCTTAAGATCCTTCATATGCCGGGATATTACCGTCAAGGACTCTTCTCTCAGCCTATGGTAAAATTCAATCAAACTGCTATCACTTGTTGATCTAATCGAATGGTTTTCATCTGTTTCAAATGAAGAGTTCTGATCACTGATCATTAGTGTACAtcgaaagaaaaaataaaatgttGTCCACGGATAACTTAAATACAATGAATGCTCACCATTTCATTGTTAGAAAACAAATCAGATGAACTCTGCACACTTTCTGCAGAGCTTTGCGCAATGTGATTAGCATCAGCCAGTTCGCTTTCTTTGTACAGGTTGAGTATGGCTGCATTACTAGCTGGAGAGCACCTGGAGGCCTTCACACATTCTTCTGTGGACTCATGAGTCCCAATAAGATCTGTAGTTTGAACATGGTTCGATTTTTCATCGACACTGGTAAACGATGACCAGTCTTCGTGGTCGCTGCCCAATGATCTTGTTATATCCTGGAAGATAAGAAAACAACGAGATCAACCAATGGAGAAGGAAAAATAGCCAGAttaaaagaaagaacaaagtCTAGAAACATCTGCCGATGGGGTTGCAATGCTGTAGTTCTATAGAATTTTCTTCTGTAAAAGAGTATATGATCGTTCATTGCAAGCATGAATGTAATCCTTTTCTAGTACAAACTGTCATTGACACTGAATTGCTATCAAATACGCAGTGACATTTGTCTGAATGGTGTTTCAGTCAGAGCTTCGCACTCCAACATTCACCTTTGCTGTATGTACAAACGGGCAAAACAATACCCTGCAAAGTAGTTCTACTTGTTATCTTGAATATGACAATAATGTGATTTACTTTTCCGTTATCTGAGAGGTCCTAATGTTGCAATACCAGCTTTGGCTGCCTAGCTTAAAATTTGTCAGAACCAAAGAAACAACCCACACATCTCCTACACCAGCAACCAGATCCTTGTTCAAATTTTCATTCTGTTAACTTTCACGTTTTATTATCATCAATACATCATGCTGGACACTGAAATAATCCTGGGAGCTTGAaaccatcatattttatctgGTTTGTGAGCGCAACATCGTATTGTGGCAAATCATATGTTCTTTTCGGTTTCGGATAGTGTTGATGCCACTATACAGTCCTCCTAACTCCCAACATCTCatgaaattttgagaaaaacagCTAAAGGAATCAAGGcggtgataaaaaaaatgcatcagTGCGACACGCTCACCTCCATTTTTTCAATTCCATCCCCATGCGCTCGTCCGCCTCCATCCTGTCCGGCAGGTGAGGCCGTCGCCGCCTTGAATTCCCAACCGTCATCTCCGAACCCGTCGTCATCCTCCGCCCCCTCCCGTGCACCCGCATCCACAGCGCCGGCAGCGGAGGGCGGCTGAGATCCGtagaggccggcgatgaggtccTTCAGATCCGCGGGCCTCGACCCGTCGGCGGAGGATGGGGCGCGCTGGTGCGCCGTGGTCGTCGTCGGCGGCCCTGCCGGTCCTTCCTCCTCCCGCCCATCCTCCACGTGGTCATCGGCGCcgaacagagagagagggagcgggCCCCGCGGCCTCTCCCAGGAGGAAGCGGTGGACGTGGGCTGCGCGGACGCGTCCTGGTTGGATCCGATCGGGCTCGCCACGAAGTCGCCCCAGTCGTCATCGAAAGCGGCGAAGGTGGCGGGTCGGGGATCGGCGAGGGGCTGCTGGGGCGCTGGTTTGGTGGCGAAGGTGAAATCGCCGAAATCGACGTCGTCGTCGCGGAAAGGCGCCGGGGGCGGAGGGAACGCGACGGCGTCCATCGGGAGAGGAGCAGCGCGGTGGCGTCGGCGTTGATCAGCGGCCGCGAAAGGAGGGAGGAAAGCCGAAAGCGCCCACGGAATGATGAGCCGTTGATGCTGGCTTGCACAGCTCGTCTCTGTCGTGACAGCATCAACAGTATCATAAAAGGATCTATTTGGCGCAGCACCTATATCAGCCCTAAGAACACTCTCAACGGCTTCCCTTCGGGGATAAAATTTTTATCGTAAAAAGATTTTTGTTCCCTAAAATATTCTAATAGTTTCTCTTCACGATTTTTATTATGAAGGGATTTTCAAAATCATTCTCTCTAGGACgagattttctcttttttcctttcacGATTCTTCTCGAAaaaaaactgttagagatgacaggaaataaagggaatgaaaatagggaAGAAAATTAGaaagagaacaaaataaaagaaatatggttaaaaatagtctaaaaatgaAATTAGTGAAAGCTTTTCTAAACCATAAAgtaattttctaaaataaactagatcctaagagttaaaaaaattaatttttcttatcactttctctgtaaaaaaaaagatttctcTATATAATTTactttaaaattattttcattaaAGAATCACTTAGAGGTCTATCAAATAAGCCTAAACATTCCAGAGGTTCACTTGTTCATCACAGGCGTCATCCACACCATTAAAAAAACATTTCTTCAATAAACATTACAAAATCACATTCACCGACGAAACTCACTCTCAGCAGTGAAATTTTGAAAACTGTAACATAATCACATTCACCGATTCACGCGCAAAATGCTCTTCCAAAACTTCAGGTGGAAGTTACTTCTGTACTTACGAACAATGCCTCCTATACAAGGTTCACAAAAGTAAATCAATGTAAAGAGTTTCTAACAACGATATTTGACCCCGACGGCATCGAATTCAAGATCAAATGATCGACAGCTGATGAGAAACTTCTGCCGTGTAGTACAAGGTGAGCATCAATTCCACACAATTTTCCGGTAAACTATCCTATTCATTCTTGCGTTTGAACAGTCTGACCAGATAGTGAATCAATGACACCAGCCACTGCCAGAAAACAGCAAGGTAGTTTGCCTTCTTTGGTTTCGCTTCAGGCCTGGGCCCGAAGAGACCTTTGTATAGCTCCCTCTGCTTTTGATACAAAGCTTTATCTTGTTCAGCCAGCAACCGAAGCTCCCGAAGGATCTCCTTGTCTTCTGGGGAGTACTTCTTGGCTTTCAGGAAGTCCTCCCTTGCTGATTCTGTCTGGCCAAGTTCGGATTTAGCTTTTCCTCGTCTGAACAATGCTTTCACGTTATTTTCGTCCTCCGACAACACCTGAAGAATAGGATTATGCAAGTGATCAATCATCAAATCAGTAATTTCTGTTCTTTTTTCACAGAAAGCAGGGCAAATTTGCAGTTGGAACATGGGATTGTTCAATTGACCAATAATCATGAGattagtaattttttatataaaaaattgagCTGAAAAAAGGTGCAGCGTCAACTGTGTGTGATCCTTTATTTTCTTGAACGTGCAGGAGAACTGCGTGTTATTGTATTAAAGTAAGAATTAAGTCAGCCATGTTACAAACAAGGAAAAGACAAGGTAACgaagcaaagaaaataagaagGCCCTGGCTCTAGTAAAGACTATGTGCCACAGAAAATTAGAGCTATATGTGATTCTTGTAATGCAGAATCTTGTATGTTAATATTTGAACTCATTGTGGCCATCTGAGCTTGGTTATCACAGGTCTTTACcgttatttaaaaaaaagacaaaaatctTCAACATCGGAATATAAAACAATGTTTAATTTTTGTGAATCTCTATGCAACCATAATAATCTACTCAATTACTCATGAATGTAAATAGTGAGTTGAAGACTGAATTTCATGAAAGTAGTAGAATAACATACGATGCTACACTGCGCGATAGCTTCATCGAATCTCTTCAGTTTGATCAGGCATGCAGCCATGTTGAGATGGCAGGGATTTTTCACAGCCAAGGCCATGTCTCTGTACTTCCCAAACAATTGAAACATGAAATCATCTCCCATGTACGCAATTGCCTGTAAAAGGGAAGATGTAGAGGACTGAAATTAGAGTATCACAATAACTATAAGTGTGCAGAAAGTAAAGCACACCACTAACCATTTCATATTGCTGCATGGCCTCCTCAAGCTTCTTTTCTTTGAAGTATTCATTACCTTCAATCTTTCTCCTGTCTGCAGTTGCAATCCTCTCCTCGACTGTCATGTCACTTCGGGCTTTCCCCTGATTTGCACAGTTTATCATGATTTGTGctaagggtataatagtcaagggtaTTAGAGTCATCTCCTAGTCCTAGGGTTTCCCCCATCCACCTCTATATACGCCTCAATGTAACCATCCATCATTTGTGCACATTTGAATATTTTCAACTTGAGAAAAGTAGGAAAAATGATAATACTAATGATTTCAGCCTATTATTCTAAATAAATGATCAAATCATAATGCAGGGTGGAGGCGGGAGACTTGCGTTTGCCTACCTCTTTGACATCATCAAATCCAATAAGTTCAACTTCATAAACAAGGTCTGCCATTGGAGGGACATTTGGGAATGAAAAGCTTCCTTCTTTGCCATAGCCTAGTTCCCAACCAACATGCAACAGCGCACGCTCCCCGCTTCTCATGTTACTAACACCAATGCCTAAACCAgccatttccttcttctctgttgatgaaaaaaaaaagctttagAAAGTTACTCCATAGGCAATTGTCATTGATAAACTCCTGCTATATTCTTGAGAGTGCCCATACGATTCTCATGGATTAGTTGCCCTGTACCTGTAGGCTTACTGAGCAAAGCAAGATAAAAGGTGCAAACCAAACTGAGTGATGTAAATTTCACTCTTTCGTCTCACAACATATAAGAACATTAATAGCAGGCATGACAAGTTACTGGCAGAAAAACTCATTAAAACCCTCATTAGAACTATTGTCATGGAGTAGAAAACTAGAATAGCATGCAATTGCAAAGTAATCTATTCGTAGTTATGGAATTTATGGATGACATGCATACAGCTAAGCAAAACTGAGGATAAAGTAAGCGAA
Proteins encoded:
- the LOC133906469 gene encoding peptidyl-prolyl cis-trans isomerase FKBP42-like isoform X1: MALIEEDAAPTAAASDPTSGSSDNEITVEEASFVHNEPPQDGTAPPVVTSDMEVLHDKIKKQVIKEGHGKRPLKFATCFVHYRAWVQGSLHKFEDTWQEQHPIELVLGKEKKEMAGLGIGVSNMRSGERALLHVGWELGYGKEGSFSFPNVPPMADLVYEVELIGFDDVKEGKARSDMTVEERIATADRRKIEGNEYFKEKKLEEAMQQYEMAIAYMGDDFMFQLFGKYRDMALAVKNPCHLNMAACLIKLKRFDEAIAQCSIVLSEDENNVKALFRRGKAKSELGQTESAREDFLKAKKYSPEDKEILRELRLLAEQDKALYQKQRELYKGLFGPRPEAKPKKANYLAVFWQWLVSLIHYLVRLFKRKNE
- the LOC133906469 gene encoding peptidyl-prolyl cis-trans isomerase FKBP42-like isoform X2 gives rise to the protein MEVLHDKIKKQVIKEGHGKRPLKFATCFVHYRAWVQGSLHKFEDTWQEQHPIELVLGKEKKEMAGLGIGVSNMRSGERALLHVGWELGYGKEGSFSFPNVPPMADLVYEVELIGFDDVKEGKARSDMTVEERIATADRRKIEGNEYFKEKKLEEAMQQYEMAIAYMGDDFMFQLFGKYRDMALAVKNPCHLNMAACLIKLKRFDEAIAQCSIVLSEDENNVKALFRRGKAKSELGQTESAREDFLKAKKYSPEDKEILRELRLLAEQDKALYQKQRELYKGLFGPRPEAKPKKANYLAVFWQWLVSLIHYLVRLFKRKNE